The following proteins are co-located in the Cytophagia bacterium CHB2 genome:
- a CDS encoding nuclear transport factor 2 family protein translates to MIRKAFYWADAQVLCFWKNAMSGLGVAAFGVLLALLASVVVLGNDRDEATLRHLKEVLWPRAYAEQDVKLLDSILAPEFCRIDAAGNWSTKNDELEYISKNKPKYDSLVFSIKRLDVFENGTAIVAGEGTVKGQDEAGPYAMTYQSTNVLIKRNGAWTAISSHVSGVKRTPAQERGPSDDAGSRR, encoded by the coding sequence ATGATCCGTAAAGCTTTTTATTGGGCAGACGCGCAAGTGTTATGTTTTTGGAAGAACGCTATGTCTGGACTCGGAGTCGCTGCGTTTGGTGTGCTTCTGGCTCTGTTGGCTTCAGTCGTTGTTTTGGGCAATGATCGAGACGAAGCGACCCTCCGGCACCTTAAGGAGGTTCTCTGGCCCAGAGCATATGCGGAGCAGGATGTCAAGCTTCTCGATTCGATCCTTGCGCCGGAGTTCTGCCGGATCGATGCCGCCGGCAACTGGTCGACAAAGAACGACGAGCTTGAATACATTAGCAAGAACAAGCCCAAATATGATTCTTTGGTTTTCTCCATCAAGAGATTGGACGTGTTCGAGAACGGCACAGCCATCGTGGCGGGTGAGGGCACAGTCAAAGGGCAGGATGAGGCCGGCCCTTATGCAATGACCTATCAATCCACCAACGTGCTTATCAAGCGCAACGGCGCTTGGACAGCCATTTCGTCACACGTCTCTGGAGTGAAGCGAACGCCAGCTCAAGAACGCGGGCCCTCGGACGATGCGGGATCGCGCCGTTGA